The proteins below are encoded in one region of Triticum aestivum cultivar Chinese Spring chromosome 1B, IWGSC CS RefSeq v2.1, whole genome shotgun sequence:
- the LOC123099627 gene encoding phospholipase A1-II 6-like: MSEQGRIIGPITATAAARWKELHGERSWEGLLRPLDLDLRRTVIWYGEMAQATYDAFNYEKHSPHAGLSRFGRKRFFERVMLPGHSAAYRVTRFLYATSSAPAAPAAAFVRGRHPRHRCKESNWIGYVAVATDAGKAALGRRDVVVAWRGTIQALEWVDDLEFAMVHPKGILGDAAGADAMVHRGWFSIYTSTDPASIHNKDSARSQVLAEVKKLVDTYKDEEVSITVTGHSLGAALATLNAFDIAENGYNCTASATFPVTAFAFASPRVGGAGFKKRFDVAAAVGLRVLRVRNARDIVPRYPALLYHDVGYELPIDTGASPYLRATGDKRVWHNLECYLHGVAGAPTAAGGAFELVVERDVALVNKLYDALREEHGVPAGWWVPCNRGMVKGDDGRWRLVDCEDEDGEDAVVPPVNK; this comes from the exons ATGTCGGAGCAAGGGCGCATCATCGGACCGATcacggccacggcggcggcgaggtggaagGAGCTCCACGGCGAGCGGTCGTGGGAGGGGCTGCTGCGGCCACTGGACCTGGACCTGAGGCGCACGGTGATCTGGTACGGCGAGATGGCGCAGGCCACGTACGACGCGTTCAACTACGAGAAGCACTCGCCGCACGCCGGCCTCTCGCGCTTCGGCAGGAAGCGCTTCTTCGAGCGCGTGATGCTGCCGGGCCACTCCGCCGCGTACCGGGTCACCAGGTTCCTGTACGCCACGTCCTCCGCCCCTGCCGCGCCGGCCGCCGCGTTCGTGAGGGGCCGCCATCCGCGACACCGGTGCAAGGAGTCCAACTGGATCGGGTACGTTGCGGTGGCTACTGATGCGGGGAAGGCCGCCCTCGGTCGCCGTGACGTGGTCGTCGCGTGGCGCGGCACGATCCAGGCGCTGGAGTGGGTCGACGACCTCGAGTTCGCCATGGTGCATCCCAAGGGCATCCTTGGCGACGCCGCAGGCGCCGACGCCATGGTGCACCGTGGCTGGTTCTCCATCTACACCTCCACCGACCCGGCCTCCATCCACAACAAGGACAGCGCCAGAAGCCAG GTTCTGGCCGAGGTGAAAAAGCTGGTGGACACGTACAAGGATGAGGAGGTGAGCATCACGGTGACCGGGCACAGCCTCGGGGCGGCGCTGGCCACCCTGAACGCCTTCGACATCGCCGAGAACGGCTACAACTGCACGGCCTCGGCGACGTTCCCGGTCACAGCGTTTGCGTTCGCCAGCCCGCGCGTTGGCGGCGCCGGCTTCAAGAAGCGGTTCGACGTGGCGGCGGCCGTCGGCCTCCGCGTCCTGCGCGTCCGCAACGCCCGGGACATCGTGCCCAGGTACCCGGCGCTGCTGTATCACGACGTGGGCTACGAACTACCCATCGACACCGGCGCGTCGCCGTACCTGAGGGCGACCGGGGACAAGCGCGTGTGGCACAACCTGGAGTGCTACCTGCACGGTGTGGCGGGCGCGCCGACGGCGGccggaggggcgttcgagctcgtgGTGGAACGGGACGTGGCCCTTGTGAACAAGTTGTACGATGCGCTGAGAGAAGAGCACGGGGTGCCTGCGGGGTGGTGGGTGCCTTGCAACAGGGGCATGGTGAAGGGGGACGACGGACGCTGGAGGCTGGTGGACTGCGAGGACGAGGATGGGGAGGACGCCGTCGTGCCGCCGGTGAACAAGTGA